The Thomasclavelia ramosa DSM 1402 genome includes a region encoding these proteins:
- a CDS encoding ABC transporter ATP-binding protein — MMENKILVAKNVTKIYGVGTKNPYTALSDVSLEMYEGEFVCVMGPSGAGKSTFINNLSTIDIPTKGFVYINGKEVRQMSEGEIGKFRYENLGFIFQEFNLLDSLTIFENIAVPLTLAGKSKVEIKAAVAKIAKRLDVEQILNKYPSECSGGQRQRAAICRALVTNPKIIVADEPTGNLDSKNSHELLSLFRDLNINDGVSILMVTHDSKIASYSSKLLYIKDGVIDETIERKDMSQKEYFYKIVDINSTESQALFD, encoded by the coding sequence ATGATGGAAAATAAAATTTTAGTTGCTAAAAATGTAACAAAAATATATGGTGTAGGGACAAAAAACCCCTATACTGCGTTAAGTGATGTTTCTTTAGAAATGTATGAGGGAGAATTTGTTTGTGTCATGGGTCCTTCAGGAGCTGGTAAATCGACTTTTATTAACAATTTATCAACAATCGATATTCCAACTAAAGGTTTTGTTTATATTAATGGTAAAGAGGTACGACAAATGTCGGAGGGAGAAATTGGTAAATTCAGATATGAAAATTTAGGATTTATTTTTCAAGAATTTAATTTATTAGATTCACTAACGATTTTTGAAAATATTGCTGTACCGCTGACGTTAGCAGGAAAATCAAAAGTAGAGATAAAAGCAGCAGTTGCAAAGATTGCAAAACGGTTAGATGTCGAGCAGATTTTGAATAAATATCCAAGTGAGTGTTCTGGGGGACAAAGACAAAGGGCAGCAATTTGTCGGGCTTTAGTTACTAATCCAAAGATTATTGTAGCTGATGAACCAACTGGAAATCTTGATAGTAAAAATTCTCATGAATTGTTATCGTTGTTTAGAGATTTAAATATTAATGACGGTGTATCTATTTTAATGGTAACTCATGATTCTAAAATTGCTTCGTATTCATCGAAATTATTATATATTAAAGATGGTGTGATTGATGAAACAATAGAGCGAAAA